The Falco naumanni isolate bFalNau1 chromosome 1, bFalNau1.pat, whole genome shotgun sequence genome window below encodes:
- the BLMH gene encoding bleomycin hydrolase: protein MNARGLSTEKAAAFTRRLRAEPQFLLAQNVATVNDPLEVCLQRQVVQDTVQVFQHAVPAEGKPVTNQKNSGRCWIFSCLNAMRLPFMKKYNIEEFEFSQSYLFFWDKVERCYYFLNAFVETAQKKEPVEGRLVQFLLSNPTNDGGQWDMLVNIIEKYGVVPKKYFPESHTTEATRRMNEILNHKMREYCLRLRNMVETGMMKGEICAAMDTMIEEVFRIVSTCLGSPPECFCWEFRDKEKNYHKYGPVTPVQFYNEHVKPYFNMEDKICLVNDPRPQNPYNRLYTVEYLGNMVGGRKTLYNNQPVDVLKKLAAASIKDGEAVWFGCDVAKHFYGKLGINDLNIFNHELVFGVSVKNMNKAERLIFGESMMTHAMVLTAVTEKDGQEEAFEKWRVENSWGEDRGNKGYLIMTDDWFSEYVYEVVVDKKHVPEDILEVMQQEPIVLPAWDPMGALAK, encoded by the exons ggctgagcacagAGAAGGCGGCCGCCTTCACCCGGCGGCTGCGGGCCGAGCCCCAGTTCCTGCTGGCCCAGAACGTGGCAACGGTCAATGACCCGCTGGAGGTGTGCCTGCAGCGGCAGGTGGTGCAGGACACGGTGCAGGTCTTCCAGCACGCCGTGCCCGCGGAGGGCAAGCCTGTCACCAACCAGAAGAACTCCG GGAGATGTTGGATCTTTTCCTGTCTCAATGCAATGCGTCTTCCTTTCATGAAGAAATACAACATCGAGGAGTTTGAATTCAGCCAGTCGTATCTCTTTTTCTGGGATAAG GTTGAACGTTGTTACTactttttaaatgcctttgtGGAAACAGCTCAGAAAAAGGAGCCGGTGGAAGGAAGGCTGGTACAGTTTCTGCTTTCCAACCCCACAAATGATGGTGGACAGTGGGATATGTTGGTTAACATTATTG AAAAGTATGGTGTTGTACCCAAGAAATACTTCCCGGAGTCTCATACCACAGAGGCTACTAGAAGGATGAATGAGATACTGAATCATAAG ATGAGAGAATACTGTTTGCGGCTAAGAAATATGGTGGAGACTGGAATGATGAAAGGAGAAATCTGTGCTGCAATGGACACGATGATAGAAGAG GTATTCAGAATAGTGAGTACTTGCCTGGGCAGTCCTCCGGAGTGTTTCTGCTGGGAGTTCCGGGATAAGGAGAAGAACTATCACAAATACGGTCCTGTGACACCGGTGCAGTTCTACAATGAGCATGTGAAGCCTTACTTCAACATGGAGGACAAG ATCTGTCTAGTGAATGACCCTCGACCTCAGAATCCATACAACAGGCTGTATACAGTGGAGTACCTGGGCAACATGgtaggaggaaggaaaacactcTATAACAACCAGCCTGTTGACGTCTTGAAAAAATTAGCTGCAGCATCTATTAAGGATGGCGAG GCTGTGTGGTTTGGCTGTGATGTTGCAAAGCACTTCTATGGCAAGCTGGGAATCAATGACTTGAATAT ATTTAATCATGAGCTGGTGTTTGGCGTCTCCGTCAAGAACATGAACAAAGCAGAGCGATTGATCTTTGGAGAATCAATGATGACCCATGCCATGGTCCTGACGGCTGTCACCGAGAAG GACGGGCAAGAAGAGGCTTTTGAAAAATGGAGAGTGGAAAACTCCTGGGGTGAAGACCGTGGTAATAAAG GTTACCTGATCATGACTGATGACTGGTTTTCTGAGTACGTGTATGAAGTTGTGGTGGATAAGAAGCATGTACCAGAAGACATCCTGGAAGTGATGCAGCAGGAACCAATTGTTTTGCCAGCTTGGGACCCTATGGGGGCTTTAGCCAAGTGA